The following are encoded together in the Parabacteroides chongii genome:
- a CDS encoding cell division protein ZapA, with translation MDDKFLIHLEIAEKSYGLWINRGEEQLARDAAKQIRNKINQYRQYFAKSDLDVKDLLAMVAFQLSMSNLQLEDKNDTSPITDKIQELTGELERYLKDK, from the coding sequence ATGGACGATAAATTTCTTATACATTTAGAAATAGCCGAAAAGAGCTACGGCCTCTGGATTAATCGGGGAGAAGAACAACTTGCGCGGGATGCCGCCAAGCAGATCCGGAATAAGATTAACCAGTATCGGCAATATTTTGCTAAATCCGATTTGGATGTAAAAGATTTGTTAGCCATGGTTGCTTTTCAATTGTCTATGAGTAATTTGCAATTGGAAGATAAAAACGATACAAGTCCTATTACAGATAAGATACAGGAGCTCACGGGTGAGTTGGAACGGTATCTGAAGGATAAGTAA
- a CDS encoding B3/B4 domain-containing protein, whose amino-acid sequence MIHVSISEEMAKACPELHVAIVQCDVVNTASDEQLWKEITEMETLVRTSCKLEEINKFLPIQATRQAYKRLGKDPNRYRPSAEALRRRILRELPLYKIDTLVDIINLLSIQSGYSIGGFDADKIDGNLVLGVGKEGELYHGIGRGELNIAGLPVYRDNQGGVGTPTSDEERTKIDLHTKKLLMIINGYLGESGLRDAVAYGAGLLSRYVSATNFEMEEITPGSRVKILL is encoded by the coding sequence ATGATACATGTTTCTATCTCGGAAGAAATGGCAAAGGCTTGTCCGGAATTGCATGTCGCAATTGTACAATGCGACGTAGTAAATACAGCATCAGACGAACAATTGTGGAAAGAGATCACGGAAATGGAAACCCTTGTCCGTACCTCCTGCAAGCTGGAAGAGATAAACAAATTCCTGCCTATACAGGCAACCCGACAGGCTTATAAGCGACTGGGGAAAGATCCGAACCGGTACCGTCCTTCGGCGGAAGCCCTTCGCAGACGTATTCTTCGTGAGTTACCTTTATATAAAATAGATACGCTGGTCGATATCATCAATCTTTTGTCTATCCAAAGCGGCTACTCTATCGGTGGGTTCGATGCCGATAAGATCGACGGAAACCTGGTCTTGGGAGTCGGTAAGGAGGGTGAGCTTTATCATGGTATCGGGCGTGGCGAACTGAATATAGCCGGTCTTCCGGTATATCGCGATAACCAGGGAGGCGTTGGAACTCCGACCAGCGATGAGGAACGGACCAAAATCGACCTGCATACGAAAAAGCTGTTAATGATTATAAACGGGTACTTGGGAGAGAGTGGTTTGCGGGATGCGGTTGCTTATGGTGCCGGTCTTTTAAGCCGATATGTTTCAGCAACAAACTTCGAAATGGAGGAAATAACGCCTGGAAGTAGAGTGAAAATATTGTTATAA
- a CDS encoding winged helix-turn-helix domain-containing protein — protein MIELIGTNAGLVWKVLNEGGKMSVKAVKKATKIKAEKDMYAAFGWLAKEGKLSFEEVEGELFVALI, from the coding sequence ATGATCGAATTGATTGGAACAAACGCCGGCCTCGTTTGGAAAGTACTGAATGAAGGCGGAAAAATGAGTGTAAAGGCAGTAAAGAAAGCAACAAAGATCAAAGCAGAAAAAGACATGTATGCTGCGTTTGGTTGGTTAGCAAAAGAAGGCAAGTTGTCTTTTGAAGAAGTTGAAGGTGAATTATTTGTTGCGCTGATTTAA